In a genomic window of Virgibacillus sp. SK37:
- the aroA gene encoding 3-phosphoshikimate 1-carboxyvinyltransferase, translated as MSEVILQPVKTPVSGEIHVPGDKSISHRSVMLASLAEGKTTVTNFLDGEDCMRTVQAFQEMGVEIKKQNTTLTILGKGIAGLKEPETPLYFGNSGTTARLMIGLLAGLPLFTTIYGDSSLSKRPMDRVVIPLRQMGAVFDGRENGSYIPLAIRGSELQGIDYVMPLKSAQVKSAILLAGLHAEGKTKITEQTKTRDHTENMLKAFGASIKTDGKQVTITNEKTLVATDVYVPGDISSAAFFIGAAAIVPGSNLTLKNVGLNQTRTGIIDVLISMGANIQIRNKQVISGEFLGDIVISYTELTGTTIEGEIIPRLIDEIPVIALIATQAKGTTIIRDAKELRVKETDRIAAVDDVLSTLGATIEPTEDGMKIHGKTKLYGGKAVSYHDHRIAMMAAIASLIAEDEIVIDDISSISISYPSFFEDLEKIK; from the coding sequence ATGAGTGAGGTTATACTACAGCCTGTTAAAACACCTGTTTCAGGAGAAATTCATGTTCCTGGTGACAAATCTATATCACATAGATCTGTGATGCTGGCTTCATTAGCGGAAGGGAAGACAACAGTAACCAACTTTCTCGATGGCGAGGATTGTATGCGTACTGTCCAAGCATTTCAAGAAATGGGTGTCGAAATAAAAAAGCAAAATACAACACTTACCATTCTAGGAAAAGGGATAGCTGGCCTTAAGGAACCGGAAACTCCGTTGTATTTCGGTAATTCCGGAACAACAGCAAGGTTAATGATTGGATTACTTGCAGGGTTACCATTATTTACGACCATATACGGAGATTCTTCGCTTTCTAAACGCCCAATGGATAGAGTGGTAATACCATTACGACAAATGGGTGCAGTATTTGATGGCAGGGAGAATGGAAGCTATATACCACTAGCAATTAGAGGTTCAGAATTGCAAGGTATTGATTATGTGATGCCACTAAAAAGTGCCCAGGTGAAATCAGCTATTTTACTTGCAGGGTTACATGCAGAAGGAAAAACAAAAATTACGGAACAAACAAAAACCCGTGACCACACGGAGAATATGCTGAAAGCTTTCGGAGCATCTATTAAAACAGATGGTAAGCAGGTTACTATAACAAATGAAAAAACCTTAGTAGCTACTGATGTATACGTCCCTGGAGATATTTCTTCAGCTGCTTTTTTTATAGGTGCAGCAGCAATCGTACCAGGAAGTAACTTAACATTAAAAAATGTCGGATTGAATCAGACTCGAACAGGAATAATTGATGTCCTGATTTCTATGGGTGCAAACATTCAAATTAGAAATAAGCAAGTAATCAGTGGAGAATTTCTTGGAGATATTGTTATTAGCTATACAGAATTAACAGGTACTACAATTGAAGGAGAAATAATTCCGCGACTTATTGATGAAATTCCTGTTATTGCATTAATTGCTACTCAAGCGAAGGGAACTACCATTATTCGTGATGCAAAAGAACTGCGTGTTAAAGAGACAGATAGAATTGCCGCAGTCGATGATGTATTATCCACCCTTGGTGCAACAATTGAGCCGACTGAAGATGGTATGAAAATCCATGGAAAAACAAAATTATATGGTGGTAAAGCTGTTTCTTACCATGATCATCGGATTGCTATGATGGCAGCAATTGCATCCTTGATTGCTGAGGATGAAATTGTTATTGATGATATTTCTTCTATATCTATCTCTTATCCATCTTTTTTTGAAGATCTGGAAAAAATTAAATAA
- a CDS encoding prephenate dehydrogenase, which translates to MKKTIFIAGLGLIGGSIAKSIVLSADNHVIGYDISEEVMKYALENGIINEATTEFQKDAVRADYIILAAPITQTIHLLKELNGLSFNKKVIVSDVSSVKSNVMHIADTLTNKHITFIGGHPMAGSHKKGIQAARGHLFENAIYVLTPSKYANSEDTYLLQSLLESTKSKFVILNQKEHDEMTGVVSHFPHLIASSLVHQARKWNDMHSFLPNLAAGGFRDITRIASSNPTMWQDIFYHNRYKMSHLLEEWIEEMHYLKNLLDDNNKDEMITYLSEAKQFRDGLGATDKGAIPSFYDIYVDIRDQAGALATVTQLLAGHKISINNIQILEIREGINGALRLSFSSEEAQRKSDQVLQTNGYETMIEK; encoded by the coding sequence TTGAAAAAAACAATTTTTATTGCAGGATTGGGATTAATTGGTGGTTCCATAGCTAAATCTATTGTCTTATCAGCTGATAATCATGTTATTGGTTATGATATTAGTGAAGAAGTAATGAAGTACGCTTTAGAAAATGGAATAATTAACGAAGCCACCACAGAGTTCCAAAAGGATGCTGTCAGAGCGGATTATATTATACTTGCAGCACCTATTACACAAACCATCCATTTATTAAAAGAATTAAATGGTCTGTCATTTAATAAAAAAGTAATTGTGTCGGATGTTTCCTCTGTAAAGAGTAATGTCATGCATATAGCTGATACGTTAACTAACAAACACATTACTTTTATTGGCGGACACCCTATGGCTGGATCACATAAGAAAGGTATACAGGCAGCAAGAGGGCATTTATTTGAAAACGCAATATATGTCTTGACCCCTTCCAAGTACGCCAATAGTGAAGATACGTATTTACTTCAATCTCTATTAGAAAGTACGAAAAGCAAGTTTGTCATATTAAATCAGAAAGAGCATGATGAAATGACTGGGGTTGTTTCCCATTTTCCACATTTAATAGCATCATCTCTTGTTCATCAAGCAAGAAAGTGGAATGACATGCATTCGTTCTTGCCTAATCTGGCAGCAGGAGGATTCCGTGATATCACCAGAATTGCTTCAAGTAACCCTACAATGTGGCAGGACATTTTTTATCATAACCGCTATAAAATGTCGCATTTGCTTGAAGAATGGATTGAGGAAATGCATTATCTGAAGAATTTACTTGATGATAATAATAAAGATGAGATGATTACATATCTAAGCGAAGCAAAGCAATTCCGGGATGGACTGGGAGCTACAGATAAAGGAGCTATCCCTTCCTTCTATGATATTTATGTTGATATTCGAGATCAGGCTGGCGCGCTTGCGACGGTTACCCAATTACTTGCCGGTCACAAAATCAGTATAAATAATATACAGATACTTGAAATAAGAGAAGGTATAAATGGTGCATTGCGTCTAAGTTTTTCAAGTGAGGAAGCTCAGAGAAAGAGCGATCAGGTATTACAAACAAATGGCTACGAAACCATGATAGAGAAATAA
- the aroB gene encoding 3-dehydroquinate synthase, whose product MDELIINSEIHQYKITIGNRIRYHINKLLPKTYSTILVITDDRVAENYLSEVTSNLQAKYIFTSIIPAGEQSKSFTFFEKLHTEAITYGLDRESLIIALGGGVVGDLAGFVAATYMRGIDYIQMPTTILAHDSSVGGKVAINHQLGKNLIGSFYPPKAVLYDIDTLSTLPRSQVRSGYAELIKEGLIADAQLFQSILSSDLLSLSQDQLHNHIRSGIKIKAAIVEADEKEKGMRKYLNLGHTLGHALETRLGYGVLTHGEAIGIGLLFSMYVSESVYTVKLPYEPLYRWLLDNKYPLFLDQLHVRDLITLMKTDKKTLNHRIQMVLLKSVGEPVIKEISDEDMYSYLNQFLGKLVRA is encoded by the coding sequence ATGGATGAGTTGATAATTAACTCAGAAATACATCAATACAAGATCACGATAGGAAACAGAATCCGTTACCATATTAATAAATTATTGCCAAAAACGTACTCTACGATTCTAGTTATTACAGACGATAGAGTAGCAGAAAATTATCTTAGTGAAGTTACAAGTAACCTTCAGGCTAAATACATTTTCACAAGCATTATCCCAGCAGGGGAACAATCAAAAAGCTTCACTTTTTTTGAAAAACTGCATACAGAAGCAATTACATATGGGCTGGACAGAGAGTCGCTGATCATAGCCCTGGGCGGAGGTGTCGTTGGTGATTTAGCAGGATTTGTGGCGGCAACTTATATGCGCGGTATTGATTATATTCAAATGCCTACTACTATTCTTGCACACGACAGCAGTGTAGGCGGGAAAGTCGCTATTAACCATCAGCTTGGGAAAAACTTAATTGGTAGTTTTTATCCACCAAAAGCTGTTTTGTATGATATTGATACATTATCAACCCTACCAAGGTCACAAGTTCGTTCCGGGTATGCTGAACTTATTAAAGAAGGTCTCATAGCAGATGCACAACTGTTTCAGTCTATTCTAAGTTCAGATTTACTTAGTCTCTCTCAAGATCAGCTACATAATCATATACGGTCTGGAATAAAAATAAAAGCTGCTATTGTAGAGGCGGATGAGAAAGAAAAGGGTATGAGAAAGTATTTGAATCTTGGGCATACGCTTGGCCATGCTTTGGAGACTAGGTTGGGGTACGGGGTATTAACACATGGTGAAGCTATCGGCATTGGCTTACTATTCTCTATGTATGTCAGTGAATCTGTTTACACTGTTAAATTGCCTTATGAGCCTTTATATAGGTGGTTATTAGATAATAAATACCCTTTGTTCTTAGATCAACTCCATGTTAGAGATTTAATTACATTGATGAAAACAGACAAAAAAACATTAAATCACCGCATTCAAATGGTGCTGCTTAAAAGTGTAGGTGAACCAGTTATAAAAGAGATAAGTGATGAGGATATGTATAGCTATCTAAACCAATTTTTAGGAAAGCTGGTGAGAGCATGA
- the aroC gene encoding chorismate synthase: MRYLTAGESHGKKLTTIIEGIPARMPLVKENINESLLRRQKGHGRGKRMQIEKDLVEITSGIRHGYTLGSPISLVINNDDFKHWVDIMGEDPMEADAKIRRVITRPRPGHADLNGAMKYGHRDIRNVLERSSARETAARVAAGAVAKTLLKQLGIEISGYVKEIAGIEAKEVEELSINDRQEISEDSPVRVLDKDVEQEMMDAIDQAKKEGDSIGGVVEVYVEGMPAGVGSYVHYDRKLDSRIAGSVVSINAFKGVEFGLGFEAAKRNGSNVHDEIAWDEETGYYRKTNRLGGFEGGMTTGMPIVVKGVMKPIPTLMKRPLQSVDIETKEPFKATVERSDACAVPAAAVVMEHVVAFELAKAITEQFPSDQFSTLKKAIDDYREEIRCF, from the coding sequence TTGCGTTATTTAACAGCAGGGGAATCCCACGGAAAAAAACTAACTACAATAATTGAAGGTATACCAGCTCGCATGCCTCTAGTTAAAGAGAACATCAATGAATCATTATTGCGTCGTCAAAAAGGGCATGGGCGCGGGAAACGGATGCAGATCGAAAAAGATCTTGTAGAGATAACCAGTGGTATTAGACATGGCTACACTTTAGGCTCACCAATCTCTTTAGTAATAAACAATGATGACTTTAAGCATTGGGTGGATATTATGGGAGAAGACCCTATGGAGGCTGATGCAAAAATCAGACGTGTTATAACCAGACCGAGACCAGGTCATGCTGATTTAAATGGTGCTATGAAATATGGACACCGAGACATTCGCAATGTATTAGAACGATCTTCTGCCAGAGAAACAGCAGCACGAGTTGCAGCAGGTGCTGTGGCCAAAACATTATTAAAGCAATTAGGTATCGAAATCTCTGGTTACGTAAAAGAGATTGCCGGAATTGAAGCGAAGGAAGTAGAAGAACTTAGCATCAATGACAGACAGGAAATTTCCGAAGACTCACCAGTAAGAGTTTTGGATAAGGATGTAGAACAGGAAATGATGGACGCGATTGATCAAGCTAAGAAAGAAGGCGACTCAATTGGCGGAGTTGTTGAAGTTTATGTAGAAGGTATGCCTGCGGGAGTGGGATCATATGTCCATTACGATAGAAAATTAGATAGCCGTATTGCTGGAAGTGTCGTGAGTATAAATGCTTTTAAAGGAGTAGAATTCGGTCTTGGTTTTGAAGCTGCCAAAAGAAATGGAAGCAATGTACATGATGAAATTGCTTGGGACGAAGAAACAGGCTATTATCGTAAAACAAATCGTCTCGGGGGTTTTGAGGGTGGTATGACAACTGGGATGCCAATTGTTGTAAAGGGAGTAATGAAACCTATTCCTACGTTAATGAAGAGACCGTTGCAAAGCGTCGATATTGAAACTAAAGAGCCATTTAAAGCTACGGTAGAGAGATCAGATGCATGTGCTGTCCCCGCTGCTGCTGTTGTCATGGAGCATGTCGTAGCATTTGAATTAGCTAAAGCTATAACAGAACAGTTTCCGAGTGACCAATTCTCTACATTAAAGAAAGCAATTGACGATTATCGTGAAGAAATCAGGTGTTTTTAA
- a CDS encoding protein-glutamate O-methyltransferase CheR, whose amino-acid sequence MTSDYDYFISEIKKRIGIDLSLYKEAQMKRRIISLRNKRGFTNFNTYLEALTTQKELMSEFIDRLTINVSEFYRNPKRWQVLKDKIIPGLLQQKNSIKIWSAACSTGEEPYSISIMLREHFPEAKTEIIATDIDENVLLKAKEGIYGKAALKELPQEFLGKYFIEREGLYTVSPMIKRNISFKKHNLLADSYPKDVDLLICRNVLIYFTDQAKEEIYANFGRSLSSNGVLFVGSTEQIFSPKDYKLQLLDTFFYKKEEN is encoded by the coding sequence ATGACGAGCGATTACGATTATTTTATTTCTGAAATTAAAAAAAGAATCGGTATAGATTTGAGTTTATATAAAGAAGCCCAAATGAAAAGACGTATTATTTCGTTGAGAAATAAACGTGGCTTCACTAATTTCAATACATACTTGGAAGCATTAACGACTCAAAAAGAATTAATGAGTGAATTTATCGACCGCTTAACCATTAACGTTTCTGAGTTTTACCGGAATCCCAAAAGATGGCAAGTCCTCAAAGATAAAATTATTCCAGGATTACTTCAACAAAAGAATAGTATAAAGATTTGGAGTGCTGCTTGCTCCACTGGTGAAGAACCATATTCAATCTCTATTATGCTCAGAGAGCATTTCCCGGAAGCAAAAACTGAAATTATAGCAACTGATATTGATGAAAATGTATTACTTAAGGCAAAGGAAGGAATTTATGGCAAAGCTGCATTAAAGGAGTTACCTCAAGAATTTCTTGGAAAATATTTTATAGAAAGGGAAGGGCTCTATACGGTTTCCCCTATGATAAAAAGAAATATCTCTTTTAAAAAACATAACTTATTAGCAGACAGTTACCCTAAAGACGTCGATTTGCTTATATGCCGTAACGTTCTTATTTATTTTACTGATCAAGCAAAGGAAGAGATTTATGCGAATTTCGGTAGGTCATTAAGTTCGAATGGAGTATTATTTGTCGGAAGTACAGAACAAATTTTTAGCCCAAAAGATTATAAACTACAATTATTGGATACTTTTTTTTATAAGAAAGAAGAAAATTAA
- the hisC gene encoding histidinol-phosphate transaminase, translating into MEGKPVLEQLSAYKPGRQSKDLQNEFGLSRIVKLASNENPYGCSKNVKTFLADNIKELNIYPDGNAEELRKAVADKCQVTERQLVFGSGSDEIVQMLCRAFLSPGLNTVMATPTFPQYRHHALIEGAEVKEIPTVEGKHNLVQMLQMVNENTKIMWLCSPNNPTGGIISKNDLHEFMLKCPKHVLVVLDEAYYEYLSKEFDPSAITLLSQHKNLIILRTFSKAYGLAGLRVGYGIADETIISKLNVVRGPFNTSSIAQKAAVVAIQDESFLDETLRYNMEVKHDFEKFLDQIKWSYYPTETNFILVKTPISGMEVFDFLLKKGFIVRPGELLGCPQTVRITLGQKDDMKKLQRILYELDQQVSKER; encoded by the coding sequence ATGGAAGGGAAACCGGTTTTAGAGCAGCTTTCAGCATACAAGCCTGGGAGGCAGTCAAAGGATCTTCAAAATGAATTTGGGCTTTCTCGCATTGTAAAATTAGCATCCAATGAAAACCCATATGGATGTTCTAAAAATGTAAAAACATTTTTAGCAGACAATATAAAGGAATTAAATATCTATCCGGATGGTAATGCAGAAGAACTGCGAAAAGCAGTTGCTGATAAATGCCAGGTGACTGAGAGACAGTTAGTATTTGGTAGTGGCTCTGATGAAATTGTCCAAATGCTGTGCCGTGCCTTTTTGTCACCTGGCTTGAACACTGTGATGGCCACACCGACTTTTCCTCAATACAGACACCATGCTCTTATTGAGGGGGCTGAGGTAAAAGAAATTCCTACGGTTGAAGGGAAGCACAATCTAGTACAGATGCTACAAATGGTAAATGAAAATACAAAGATTATGTGGCTTTGTTCACCTAATAATCCAACAGGTGGAATTATATCAAAAAACGACCTTCACGAGTTTATGCTTAAATGTCCAAAACACGTACTAGTTGTCTTGGATGAAGCATATTATGAATATTTATCTAAAGAGTTTGATCCTTCGGCGATTACATTACTATCACAACATAAAAATTTGATTATTCTTCGGACGTTTTCAAAAGCATATGGACTAGCTGGATTACGAGTTGGTTATGGTATAGCAGATGAAACGATTATATCGAAATTGAATGTTGTAAGAGGTCCTTTTAATACTTCATCCATTGCTCAAAAGGCGGCTGTTGTTGCTATTCAAGATGAATCTTTTCTAGATGAAACATTGAGATATAATATGGAAGTAAAGCATGACTTTGAAAAATTCTTGGACCAGATAAAATGGAGTTATTACCCTACAGAAACAAATTTTATTTTAGTTAAGACTCCTATAAGTGGTATGGAGGTTTTTGATTTCTTGTTAAAAAAAGGGTTTATAGTTCGACCTGGTGAATTGTTGGGCTGCCCACAGACAGTTAGAATAACACTTGGACAGAAAGATGACATGAAGAAACTGCAAAGGATTCTTTATGAGTTGGATCAGCAAGTGAGCAAGGAGCGTTAA
- the aroH gene encoding chorismate mutase, which translates to MTRGLRGATSVLNNEEGQIIANTKALFEEMVNENDIEANDVSHVFISVTKDLNAAFPAKALRELPGYTFVPVMCMTEIDVPGSLPNCIRIMMVINTEKDQQSIKHIFHNEAVKLRPDLVKNKR; encoded by the coding sequence ATGACGAGGGGTCTGCGAGGAGCGACATCTGTTTTAAATAATGAAGAAGGACAAATAATTGCTAACACAAAAGCATTGTTCGAAGAAATGGTTAATGAAAATGATATTGAAGCAAATGATGTTTCGCATGTATTTATTTCTGTTACCAAGGATTTAAATGCAGCTTTTCCTGCCAAAGCACTTCGTGAATTACCAGGGTACACTTTTGTTCCAGTAATGTGTATGACTGAAATAGATGTGCCTGGCAGCTTACCTAATTGTATACGCATTATGATGGTAATCAATACGGAAAAGGACCAACAAAGTATAAAACACATCTTTCATAATGAGGCAGTAAAGCTACGTCCAGATTTAGTGAAGAACAAGAGGTGA
- a CDS encoding tetratricopeptide repeat protein: MEKIMEAVNLMESNQTEKAIEVLEDYLPLADEEEKYTIAELYMQWGYLEEASTILDELVQQFPGETELLVTLADVYIELDKDEAAMELLNNIKEDDPAFVQALLQLADLYQAQGLFEVAEQKLLHAKQLEPNEVIIDFALGELFFSIGEYRKAITFYEKVQPKEKEIANVSINDRLAESYAAAGEYELALTFYQDIESENPDTLFKYGITASQAGRKDIAIKAWEHVTEIDAYYHTVYLHLAMVYEEEGMEKEAYETAKKGIKIDEYNKELYFVAGNLAHKLNYNEDSEQWVREAIALDPDYKEAILFLIELLKKQDDFAGIIDLLSEIKNTGATDPLYEWELARAYNEIESYKDALNHYKEAYNNLNQDSDFLKEYGYFLSEEGRSTEAVTVFKAYLQLNPVDDEIEEFVERLEQAGE; the protein is encoded by the coding sequence ATGGAAAAAATTATGGAAGCAGTAAACCTGATGGAAAGCAATCAGACGGAAAAAGCTATTGAAGTATTAGAAGATTACCTGCCTCTTGCTGACGAGGAAGAAAAATATACAATTGCGGAGTTATACATGCAGTGGGGTTATTTGGAGGAAGCAAGCACGATACTTGATGAATTAGTACAACAATTTCCGGGTGAAACTGAACTGTTAGTAACCTTGGCAGATGTGTATATTGAATTGGATAAAGATGAGGCTGCAATGGAGTTATTAAATAACATTAAAGAGGATGACCCTGCTTTCGTACAGGCATTGCTTCAGCTGGCAGATTTATATCAAGCACAAGGCCTGTTTGAGGTTGCTGAACAGAAGTTGTTGCACGCTAAGCAACTTGAGCCTAATGAGGTCATCATCGATTTCGCTTTAGGTGAGTTGTTTTTTTCTATAGGAGAATATAGAAAAGCTATAACCTTTTATGAAAAAGTACAACCAAAGGAGAAGGAAATCGCTAATGTATCGATTAATGACCGGTTGGCAGAATCATATGCAGCAGCAGGGGAATATGAGCTTGCGCTTACTTTTTACCAAGATATTGAGAGTGAAAATCCTGATACATTGTTTAAATATGGAATTACCGCTTCTCAGGCAGGGCGTAAGGACATCGCAATCAAAGCATGGGAGCATGTTACTGAAATAGATGCCTATTATCATACCGTATACTTACACCTTGCCATGGTTTATGAAGAAGAGGGTATGGAGAAAGAAGCATATGAAACAGCAAAGAAAGGGATAAAAATAGATGAATACAATAAGGAGTTGTATTTTGTAGCTGGTAACTTGGCTCATAAGTTGAATTACAATGAGGATAGTGAGCAATGGGTAAGAGAAGCAATTGCCTTAGATCCTGATTATAAGGAAGCAATATTGTTTTTAATAGAATTATTAAAAAAACAAGATGATTTTGCAGGGATTATTGATCTACTTAGCGAAATAAAGAATACTGGAGCAACCGATCCTTTATACGAATGGGAACTTGCTCGTGCATATAATGAAATTGAATCATATAAAGATGCATTAAATCACTATAAAGAAGCATACAATAATTTAAACCAAGACAGCGATTTCTTGAAAGAATATGGTTATTTTCTATCAGAAGAGGGGAGGAGTACTGAAGCAGTAACTGTATTTAAAGCATATCTTCAGTTGAATCCAGTGGATGACGAGATCGAGGAATTTGTTGAGAGACTGGAACAAGCCGGAGAATAG